One window of Mus caroli chromosome 11, CAROLI_EIJ_v1.1, whole genome shotgun sequence genomic DNA carries:
- the Dlg4 gene encoding disks large homolog 4 isoform X9: protein MAQDLEQMYAKANSPPVIVNTDTLEAPGYVNGTEGEMEYEEITLERGNSGLGFSIAGGTDNPHIGDDPSIFITKIIPGGAAAQDGRLRVNDSILFVNEVDVREVTHSAAVEALKEAGSIVRLYVMRRKPPAEKIMEIKLIKGPKGLGFSIAGGVGNQHIPGDNSIYVTKIIEGGAAHKDGRLQIGDKILAVNSVGLEDVMHEDAVAALKNTYDVVYLKVAKPSNAYLSDSYAPPDITTSYSQHLDNEISHSSYLGTDYPTAMTPTSPRRYSPVAKDLLGEEDIPREPRRIVIHRGSTGLGFNIVGGEDGEGIFISFILAGGPADLSGELRKGDQILSVNGVDLRNASHEQAAIALKNAGQTVTIIAQYKPEEYSRFEAKIHDLREQLMNSSLGSGTASLRSNPKRGFYIRALFDYDKTKDCGFLSQALSFHFGDVLHVIDASDEEWWQARRVHSDSETDDIGFIPSKRRVERREWSRLKAKDWGSSSGSQGREDSVLSYETVTQMEVHYARPIIILGPTKDRANDDLLSEFPDKFGSCVPHTTRPKREYEIDGRDYHFVSSREKMEKDIQAHKFIEAGQYNSHLYGTSVQSVREVAEQGKHCILDVSANAVRRLQAAHLHPIAIFIRPRSLENVLEINKRITEEQARKAFDRATKLEQEFTECFSAIVEGDSFEEIYHKVKRVIEDLSGPYIWVPARERL from the exons ATGGCGCAAGATTTAGAGCAAATGTATGCCAAG GCCAATTCTCCCCCTGTGATTGTCAACACGGACACCCTAGAAGCCCCAGGATAT gtgaaCGGAACAGAGGGGGAGATGGAGTATGAGGAGATCACATTGGAAAGG GGTAACTCAGGTCTGGGCTTCAGCATCGCAGGTGGCACCGACAACCCGCACATCGGTGACGACCCATCCATCTTTATCACCAAGATCATTCCTGGTGGGGCTGCAGCCCAGGATGGCCGCCTCAG GGTCAACGACAGCATCCTGTTTGTCAATGAAGTGGATGTCCGGGAGGTGACCCATTCGGCTGCGGTGGAGGCCCTCAAAGAGGCGGGTTCCATCGTTCGCCTCTACGTCATGCGCCGGAAACCCCCAGCTGAGAAGATCATGGAGATCAAGCTTATCAAAGGGCCTAAAG GACTTGGCTTCAGCATCGCAGGGGGCGTTGGGAACCAGCACATCCCTGGAGATAATAGCATCTACGTAACCAAGATCATCGAAGGAGGCGCTGCCCACAAGGATGGCCGGTTGCAGATTGGAGACAAGATCCTGGCG GTCAACAGTGTGGGGCTAGAGGACGTCATGCACGAGGACGCCGTGGCAGCCCTGAAGAACACATATGACGTTGTGTACCTAAAGGTGGCCAAGCCCAGCAATGCCTACCTGAGTGACAGCTATGCTCCCCCAGACATCACAACCT CGTATTCTCAGCATCTGGACAATGAGATCAGTCATAGCAGCTACTTGGGCACCGACTACCCCACAGCCATGACCCCCACTTCCCCTCGGCGCTACTCCCCCGTGGCTAAGGACCTGCTAGGGGAGGAAGATATTCCCCGGGAACCAAGGCGGATCGTGATCCATCGGGGCTCCACCGGCCTGGGCTTCAACATTGTGGGCGGCGAGGACGGTGAAGGCATCTTCATCTCCTTCATCCTTGCTGGGGGTCCAGCTGACCTCAGTGGGGAGCTACGGAAGGGGGACCAGATCCTGTCG GTCAATGGTGTTGACCTCCGCAATGCCAGTCATGAACAGGCTGCCATTGCCCTGAAGAACGCGGGTCAGACGGTCACGATCATCGCTCAGTATAAACCAGAAG AGTATAGTCGATTCGAGGCCAAGATCCATGATCTTCGGGAACAGCTTATGAATAGCAGCCTGGGCTCAGGGACCGCATCTCTGCGAAGCAACCCTAAGCGGGGCTTCTATATCAG GGCCCTGTTTGACTACGACAAGACCAAGGACTGCGGTTTCTTGAGCCAGGCCCTGAGCTTCCACTTTGGGGATGTGCTTCATGTAATTGATGCCAGCGACGAAGAGTGGTGGCAAGCGCGGCGGGTCCACTCTGACAGTGAGACCGATGACATTGGCTTCATTCCCAGCAAACGGCG GGTCGAGCGACGAGAGTGGTCAAGGTTAAAGGCCAAG GACTGGGGCTCCAGCTCTGGATCACAGG GTCGAGAAGACTCGGTTCTGAGCTATGAGACGGTGACGCAGATGGAAG TGCACTACGCTCGCCCCATCATCATCCTTGGGCCTACCAAAGACCGTGCCAACGATGATCTTCTCTCCGAGTTCCCCGACAAGTTTGGATCCTGTGTCCCTC ATACGACACGTCCTAAGCGGGAATATGAGATAGACGGCCGCGATTACCACTTTGTCTCCTCCCGGGAGAAAATGGAGAAGGACATTCAGGCGCACAAGTTCATTGAGGCTGGCCAGTACAACAGCCACCTCTACGGGACCAGCGTCCAGTCTGTGCGAGAGGTAGCAGAGCAG GGGAAGCACTGCATCCTTGATGTCTCAGCCAATGCCGTGCGGCGGCTGCAGGCGGCCCACCTGCACCCTATCGCCATCTTCATCCGTCCCCGCTCCCTGGAGAATGTGCT AGAGATCAATAAGCGGATCACAGAGGAGCAAGCCCGGAAAGCCTTCGACAGGGCCACGAAGCTGGAGCAGGAGTTCACGGAGTGCTTCTCAG CCATCGTAGAGGGCGACAGCTTTGAAGAGATCTATCACAAAGTGAAACGTGTCATCGAAGACCTCTCAGGCCCCTACATCTGGGTCCCAGCCCGAGAGAGACTCTGA